From Thermoanaerobaculia bacterium, the proteins below share one genomic window:
- a CDS encoding glycosyltransferase, translating to MTRRIVVLAPEAIRPGMAGMGIRALEIAAALAPRFDVRLLAPNGEGPSEAAARGVSGVVAPPGSPAFHRELRACDAALVSGHAAGAVFLSAPHVPVAVDWYDPFLVENFHYRAVLGEEVEANDRRAWNLAVARGDFFLCASAEQRLFYAGMLVLAGRIDAAGVGTDPDARKLLAIVPFGAAPAPPADPGAARAALRASPQDPVLFFGGLYDWHDLGPIAAIWPSLEEEFPGVRIVFSENPNRETTPQRVYAEAVAQSERRGWKDRSWFFLPWTPYSRRGELYAASRAAVCVCRPGLETELSFRTRLLDAAAAGLPSVSVHGGALADRLERAGAGIVAGSAEALREGIARLLRDSSFREKAAASARRLAADFAWERVVAPLAAFFDDPWISARLPFPEAKPRPFRLLGLGRR from the coding sequence GTGACGCGCCGGATCGTCGTCCTCGCGCCTGAAGCGATCCGGCCCGGGATGGCCGGAATGGGAATCCGGGCTCTGGAGATCGCCGCCGCGCTCGCGCCCCGCTTCGACGTGCGGCTCCTCGCGCCCAACGGCGAGGGCCCTTCGGAGGCCGCGGCCCGGGGCGTGAGCGGGGTCGTCGCCCCTCCCGGCTCGCCGGCGTTCCATCGCGAGCTCCGCGCGTGCGACGCCGCGCTCGTCTCGGGGCACGCGGCCGGCGCCGTCTTCCTGTCGGCGCCGCACGTTCCGGTCGCGGTCGACTGGTACGACCCTTTTCTCGTCGAAAACTTCCACTACCGCGCGGTCCTCGGCGAGGAGGTGGAGGCCAACGACCGGCGCGCCTGGAATCTCGCGGTCGCGCGCGGCGACTTCTTCCTCTGCGCGTCCGCGGAGCAGCGCCTCTTCTATGCCGGAATGCTCGTCCTCGCCGGCCGAATCGACGCGGCGGGCGTCGGGACCGACCCGGATGCCCGGAAGCTCCTCGCGATCGTCCCGTTCGGGGCGGCTCCCGCCCCGCCCGCGGACCCGGGAGCGGCTCGGGCGGCCCTCCGCGCGAGTCCTCAGGATCCGGTGCTGTTCTTCGGGGGACTCTACGACTGGCACGATCTCGGCCCGATCGCGGCGATCTGGCCGTCGCTCGAGGAGGAGTTCCCGGGCGTTCGAATCGTCTTCTCGGAGAACCCGAACCGCGAAACCACCCCTCAGCGCGTTTACGCCGAAGCGGTGGCGCAGAGCGAGCGCCGCGGGTGGAAGGATCGGTCGTGGTTCTTCCTTCCATGGACGCCGTACTCCCGGCGGGGGGAGCTCTACGCCGCGTCGCGGGCCGCGGTGTGCGTCTGCCGTCCGGGACTCGAGACGGAGCTCTCGTTCCGGACGCGCCTTCTCGACGCGGCCGCGGCGGGACTCCCATCGGTTTCGGTGCACGGCGGGGCCCTCGCCGACCGCCTGGAGCGCGCGGGGGCGGGGATCGTCGCGGGTTCGGCGGAGGCGCTGCGCGAGGGGATCGCGCGCCTGCTCCGGGATTCCTCCTTCCGCGAGAAAGCGGCGGCGAGCGCGCGGAGGCTCGCGGCCGATTTCGCGTGGGAGCGCGTGGTCGCGCCGCTCGCGGCTTTCTTCGACGACCCATGGATCTCCGCCCGGCTTCCTTTTCCGGAGGCGAAGCCGCGCCCGTTTCGATTGCTCGGGTTGGGGCGGCGATGA
- a CDS encoding glycosyltransferase, producing the protein MTPRVSVVIPTYNRLEILPKVLSALEHQDEPEGGFEIVVVDDGSSDGTADFLRSHRAPYPFRAFSQRNSGPAGARNRGVAESAGELVAFLGDDTVPEREFLRRHEEAHRARPGRKIAVLGYTTWPRDRRVTPFLHHINEYGMQFGYELIRDPENVPFNFFYTSNISLPRATFERFGLFDTTFPDAAWEDIEFSYRLSRQGYVIVYEPRAIVRHHHEITFASFRRRQERSGRSAAIFYDKHPELADFLGVGTARSGPVRTSRWTALWASLSERWEIPGGRRAIDRVLTEDYLRGLRSSLPDASPGGRADRSGGQ; encoded by the coding sequence ATGACGCCCCGCGTGTCGGTCGTGATCCCGACGTACAACCGGCTCGAGATCCTGCCGAAGGTGCTGAGCGCCCTCGAGCACCAGGACGAACCGGAGGGAGGGTTCGAAATCGTCGTCGTCGACGACGGCTCTTCGGACGGCACGGCCGATTTCCTCCGCTCGCATCGCGCCCCCTATCCGTTCCGCGCGTTCTCGCAGAGGAACTCGGGCCCGGCGGGCGCGCGAAACCGGGGAGTCGCGGAGTCCGCCGGCGAGCTCGTCGCCTTCCTGGGCGACGACACGGTTCCGGAGCGGGAGTTCCTGCGGCGGCACGAGGAAGCGCACCGCGCCCGCCCCGGGAGGAAGATCGCCGTTCTCGGATACACCACCTGGCCGCGCGACCGGCGCGTCACGCCGTTCCTTCATCACATCAACGAGTACGGAATGCAGTTCGGGTACGAGCTGATCCGGGATCCCGAGAACGTCCCCTTCAACTTCTTCTACACGTCGAACATCTCCCTGCCGCGCGCGACATTCGAGCGTTTCGGTCTCTTCGACACGACGTTTCCGGATGCCGCGTGGGAGGACATCGAGTTCTCGTACCGGCTCTCCCGCCAGGGATACGTCATCGTCTACGAACCTCGAGCGATCGTCCGACATCACCACGAGATCACGTTCGCTTCGTTCCGCCGGCGGCAGGAACGTTCGGGACGTTCGGCCGCGATCTTCTACGACAAGCATCCGGAGCTCGCCGATTTTCTCGGCGTCGGCACCGCCCGGTCCGGTCCGGTCCGGACGTCGCGCTGGACGGCCCTGTGGGCGTCGCTTTCCGAGCGATGGGAGATCCCCGGGGGCCGGAGAGCGATCGATCGCGTGCTGACGGAGGAT
- a CDS encoding glycosyltransferase family 2 protein, producing MTPPRATIIVVHHRGKERLLRTLDEVCRQASAERAEVVVVDNASREGADREIARRFPAVRALRQEENTGFARACSTGAEASASELLIFFNDDAVPEPGWLAAFLEAASSLPADVRTIAGRLTDSSGKRTDFIDGFLVFDGHAFSDRAGGPLPDDLGGAPGDERLFACGGNMMVRRDEFLSSGGFDPWYFAYLEDVDFGWRQWILGRRVVYEPRAAARHEGGATGEALGVFHRGYLIEKNAWATAYKNFDDEHLRALWPAAATAFLSRLDSMVRRDGGSAALDEDPYRVSRRRRWSERMARAFGVSTRSAALRIGDPLAIAQLRALRALFSGADELGRRRAAVQSGRVRSDREIFAKFPLRIVPTYPGDEIFASPFFAPFLAGAPDLVPATLDEILPGRR from the coding sequence ATGACGCCGCCGCGCGCCACGATCATCGTCGTTCACCATCGCGGGAAGGAGCGGCTCCTGCGGACGCTCGACGAGGTCTGCCGGCAGGCTTCCGCCGAACGCGCGGAGGTCGTCGTCGTCGACAACGCGAGCCGGGAGGGCGCCGACCGGGAGATCGCGCGACGTTTCCCGGCCGTTCGCGCGCTCCGGCAGGAAGAGAACACGGGGTTCGCAAGGGCATGCTCGACCGGGGCGGAAGCGTCGGCATCGGAGCTCCTGATCTTCTTCAACGATGACGCCGTTCCCGAGCCGGGCTGGCTCGCGGCGTTCCTGGAGGCCGCGTCCTCGCTCCCCGCCGACGTCCGCACGATCGCGGGCCGCCTGACCGACTCCTCGGGAAAGAGGACCGATTTCATCGACGGATTCCTCGTGTTCGACGGGCATGCATTCTCCGACCGGGCGGGGGGCCCTCTCCCGGACGATCTCGGAGGAGCGCCGGGCGACGAGCGGCTCTTCGCCTGCGGCGGAAACATGATGGTCCGTCGGGACGAATTCCTCTCGAGCGGCGGATTCGATCCCTGGTACTTCGCCTACCTCGAGGACGTCGACTTCGGATGGAGACAGTGGATTCTCGGCCGGCGGGTGGTCTACGAACCGCGCGCGGCGGCCCGGCACGAAGGGGGGGCGACCGGCGAAGCTCTCGGCGTCTTCCACCGCGGGTATCTCATCGAGAAGAACGCCTGGGCGACCGCGTACAAGAACTTCGACGACGAGCACCTGCGCGCGCTCTGGCCCGCGGCGGCGACCGCATTCCTGTCCCGCCTCGATTCGATGGTTCGGCGGGACGGCGGCTCCGCCGCGCTCGACGAAGACCCGTATCGCGTTTCGAGGCGCCGCCGGTGGTCGGAACGGATGGCTCGCGCTTTCGGCGTGTCGACCCGTTCCGCGGCGCTCCGGATCGGCGACCCTCTCGCGATCGCGCAGCTCCGCGCGCTCCGGGCGCTCTTTTCCGGCGCCGACGAGCTCGGACGCCGGCGGGCGGCCGTCCAGAGCGGGCGGGTTCGCTCCGATCGCGAGATTTTCGCGAAATTCCCGCTGCGGATCGTTCCGACCTATCCGGGCGACGAGATCTTCGCCTCCCCCTTCTTCGCGCCGTTCCTCGCGGGCGCGCCCGATCTGGTGCCGGCGACGCTCGACGAGATCCTTCCGGGGCGGCGATGA